GAAGATTCCCTATAATTTTCTTTGACAGGTCTGGCAATTGTCAGGGTAGTGTCATATATGAGATTGATTCTCATATAAAGAAACGAGGAGCCATTATGTCCATAGCAATGATGTTACGAGAAGGAACTGCTGAAAAACACCAGGAAACCGAAAAGGTCCCTTATCTTCGGGCGATTTTCAGAGGGGGCCTCGATGCCCAAACCTATACTTACCAATTAGAAAGCCTACTTGCAGTTTACACTGTAATGGAAGAACTTTACCGCCAAAACAAAGACAACCCGATCCTTTCCAAACTTTATTTTCCGACTTTGTTTCGTGAGGAAGCTCTGAAAGAAGATATCACTAGTTTTCAAAAGAAATTTAATACAAAACTCCGTGGTGTCATATCTAAAGCTACACAGTCGTATATTGACCATATCAAAAAAATCGCAGAAACCAAACCGGAACTTCTA
Above is a window of Leptospira wolbachii serovar Codice str. CDC DNA encoding:
- a CDS encoding biliverdin-producing heme oxygenase — protein: MSIAMMLREGTAEKHQETEKVPYLRAIFRGGLDAQTYTYQLESLLAVYTVMEELYRQNKDNPILSKLYFPTLFREEALKEDITSFQKKFNTKLRGVISKATQSYIDHIKKIAETKPELLVAQAYVRYLGDLSGGQSIKKVVAKTFQLEGNEGTAFYEFPEIEDLMAFKGIYRQNLDTLPLNDSQKAELLEEAKATFDLNKFLFIELDSDLKENIGMDRYQTLLPAG